A window from Drosophila subobscura isolate 14011-0131.10 chromosome O, UCBerk_Dsub_1.0, whole genome shotgun sequence encodes these proteins:
- the LOC117898241 gene encoding RAC serine/threonine-protein kinase isoform X2, with protein MSMSVTFGTPNTPNMSMDLAARSTLVKEGWLMKRGEHIKTWRQRYFVLRSDGSLMGYRSKPADSASTQTSEQLLNNFTVRGCQIMSVDRPKPFTFIIRGLQWTTVIERTFAVDTEMERQQWTEAIRNVSSRLSEMGEMAMSPSVQTDMADVDMAGIAEVELSEQFSVQGTTCNSSGVKKVTLENFEFLKVLGKGTFGKVILCREKATAKLYAIKILKKEVIIQKDEVAHTLTESRVLKSTNHPFLISLKYSFQTNDRLCFVMQYVNGGELFWHLSHERIFTEDRTRFYGAEIISALGYLHSQGIIYRDLKLENLLLDKDGHIKVADFGLCKEDITYGRTTKTFCGTPEYLAPEVLDDTDYGQAVDWWGTGVVMYEMICGRLPFYNRDHDVLFTLILAEEVKFPRNITDEAKNLLSGLLAKDPKKRLGGGQDDVKAIQDHPFFASINWTDLVLKKIPPPFKPQVTSDTDTRYFDKEFTGESVELTPPDPTGPLGSIAEEPLFPQFSYQGDMASTLGTSSHISTSTSLASMQ; from the exons ATGTCGATGAGCGTCACCTTTGGCACCCCCAACACACCCAACATGAGCATGGATCTGGCGGCACGTTCCACACTAGTGAAGGAGGGCTGGCTGATGAAGCGAGGGGAGCACATAAAGACCTGGCGTCAGCGCTACTTTGTGCTCCGCTCCGACGGTAGTCTGATGGGATATCGCAGCAAGCCGGCGGACAGCGCCAGCACACAGACGTCGGAGCAGCTACTGAACAACTTTACAGTGCGCGGGTGTCAGATCATGAGCGTGGACAGACCCAAACCCTTCACATTCATCATCCGCGGCCTGCAATGGACAACGGTGATTGAGCGCACCTTTGCCGTCGATACAGAAATGGAGCGCCAGCAGTGGACCGAGGCCATACGCAACGTGTCCAGTCGGCTGAGCGAAATGGGAGAAATGGCCATGTCGCCGTCAGTGCAGACTGACATGGCTGACGTGGACATGGCAGGCATTGCCGAGGTGGAACTCTCCGAGCAGTTCTCGGTGCAGGGCACcacctgcaacagcagcggagtCAAGAAAGTG ACTTTGGAGAACTTTGAGTTCCTCAAGGTGCTCGGCAAGGGCACCTTCGGCAAGGTTATCCTGTGCCGTGAGAAGGCCACTGCCAAGCTGTATGCGATCAAGATTCTCAAGAAGGAGGTCATCATCCAGAAGGATGAGGTGGCGCACACACTCACCGAGAGTCGTGTGCTCAAGTCCACCAATCATCCATTTCTTATT TCtcttaaatattcatttcaaaCCAACGATCGCCTGTGCTTCGTCATGCAGTACGTGAACGGCGGGGAGCTCTTCTGGCATTTGAGCCACGAGCGCATCTTCACCGAGGACCGCACACGCTTCTATGGAGCCGAGATCATCTCGGCCCTGGGCTATCTCCACTCGCAGGGCATCATTTATCGCGACTTGAAGCTGGAGAATCTTTTGCTGGACAAAGATGGCCACATCAAGGTCGCCGATTTTGGCCTGTGCAAGGAGGACATCACCTATGGCCGCACAACGAAAACGTTTTGCGGCACACCGGAATATTTGGCCCCGGAAGTATTAGACGATACTGATTATGGACAGGCGGTGGATTGGTGGGGCACAGGCGTCGTCATGTATGAGATG ATTTGCGGACGCCTACCGTTTTACAATCGCGATCATGATGTGCTCTTTACATTGATATTGGCGGAAGAGGTGAAATTCCCGCGTAATATAACCGATGAGGCGAAAAACCTGCTGTCTGGACTGCTGGCCAAGGATCCCAAGAAGCGATTGGGTGGCGGCCAGGATGATGTCAAGGCAATACAAGATCATCCCTTTTTTGCGAGTATTAATTGGACAGATCTGGTGCTAAAGAAG ATACCGCCGCCTTTTAAGCCTCAGGTTACATCCGATACGGATACGCGTTACTTTGACAAGGAGTTTACTGGAGAGAGCGTGGAGTTGACGCCGCCGGATCCCACGGGACCGCTGGGCTCCATAGCCGAAGAGCCGCTATTTCCGCAG TTCAGTTACCAGGGAGATATGGCTTCCACATTGGGCACCTCGTCGCACATTAGTACTTCCACAAGTCTCGCATCGATGCAAtag
- the LOC117898241 gene encoding RAC serine/threonine-protein kinase isoform X1 encodes MSMDLAARSTLVKEGWLMKRGEHIKTWRQRYFVLRSDGSLMGYRSKPADSASTQTSEQLLNNFTVRGCQIMSVDRPKPFTFIIRGLQWTTVIERTFAVDTEMERQQWTEAIRNVSSRLSEMGEMAMSPSVQTDMADVDMAGIAEVELSEQFSVQGTTCNSSGVKKVTLENFEFLKVLGKGTFGKVILCREKATAKLYAIKILKKEVIIQKDEVAHTLTESRVLKSTNHPFLISLKYSFQTNDRLCFVMQYVNGGELFWHLSHERIFTEDRTRFYGAEIISALGYLHSQGIIYRDLKLENLLLDKDGHIKVADFGLCKEDITYGRTTKTFCGTPEYLAPEVLDDTDYGQAVDWWGTGVVMYEMICGRLPFYNRDHDVLFTLILAEEVKFPRNITDEAKNLLSGLLAKDPKKRLGGGQDDVKAIQDHPFFASINWTDLVLKKIPPPFKPQVTSDTDTRYFDKEFTGESVELTPPDPTGPLGSIAEEPLFPQFSYQGDMASTLGTSSHISTSTSLASMQ; translated from the exons ATGAGCATGGATCTGGCGGCACGTTCCACACTAGTGAAGGAGGGCTGGCTGATGAAGCGAGGGGAGCACATAAAGACCTGGCGTCAGCGCTACTTTGTGCTCCGCTCCGACGGTAGTCTGATGGGATATCGCAGCAAGCCGGCGGACAGCGCCAGCACACAGACGTCGGAGCAGCTACTGAACAACTTTACAGTGCGCGGGTGTCAGATCATGAGCGTGGACAGACCCAAACCCTTCACATTCATCATCCGCGGCCTGCAATGGACAACGGTGATTGAGCGCACCTTTGCCGTCGATACAGAAATGGAGCGCCAGCAGTGGACCGAGGCCATACGCAACGTGTCCAGTCGGCTGAGCGAAATGGGAGAAATGGCCATGTCGCCGTCAGTGCAGACTGACATGGCTGACGTGGACATGGCAGGCATTGCCGAGGTGGAACTCTCCGAGCAGTTCTCGGTGCAGGGCACcacctgcaacagcagcggagtCAAGAAAGTG ACTTTGGAGAACTTTGAGTTCCTCAAGGTGCTCGGCAAGGGCACCTTCGGCAAGGTTATCCTGTGCCGTGAGAAGGCCACTGCCAAGCTGTATGCGATCAAGATTCTCAAGAAGGAGGTCATCATCCAGAAGGATGAGGTGGCGCACACACTCACCGAGAGTCGTGTGCTCAAGTCCACCAATCATCCATTTCTTATT TCtcttaaatattcatttcaaaCCAACGATCGCCTGTGCTTCGTCATGCAGTACGTGAACGGCGGGGAGCTCTTCTGGCATTTGAGCCACGAGCGCATCTTCACCGAGGACCGCACACGCTTCTATGGAGCCGAGATCATCTCGGCCCTGGGCTATCTCCACTCGCAGGGCATCATTTATCGCGACTTGAAGCTGGAGAATCTTTTGCTGGACAAAGATGGCCACATCAAGGTCGCCGATTTTGGCCTGTGCAAGGAGGACATCACCTATGGCCGCACAACGAAAACGTTTTGCGGCACACCGGAATATTTGGCCCCGGAAGTATTAGACGATACTGATTATGGACAGGCGGTGGATTGGTGGGGCACAGGCGTCGTCATGTATGAGATG ATTTGCGGACGCCTACCGTTTTACAATCGCGATCATGATGTGCTCTTTACATTGATATTGGCGGAAGAGGTGAAATTCCCGCGTAATATAACCGATGAGGCGAAAAACCTGCTGTCTGGACTGCTGGCCAAGGATCCCAAGAAGCGATTGGGTGGCGGCCAGGATGATGTCAAGGCAATACAAGATCATCCCTTTTTTGCGAGTATTAATTGGACAGATCTGGTGCTAAAGAAG ATACCGCCGCCTTTTAAGCCTCAGGTTACATCCGATACGGATACGCGTTACTTTGACAAGGAGTTTACTGGAGAGAGCGTGGAGTTGACGCCGCCGGATCCCACGGGACCGCTGGGCTCCATAGCCGAAGAGCCGCTATTTCCGCAG TTCAGTTACCAGGGAGATATGGCTTCCACATTGGGCACCTCGTCGCACATTAGTACTTCCACAAGTCTCGCATCGATGCAAtag